A region of Maridesulfovibrio sp. DNA encodes the following proteins:
- a CDS encoding HD-GYP domain-containing protein, which yields MLEKIKTTNLQEGMYVVCSASGFISLPPELSNKTISSKTDISSILSLNIGEVLIDSEKSSIQESFPQVTYSEEILFAREAYNNALHCMQKIYKTIETQGELELTEYKKDISPLIDSIDRNNSAAASLTVLARTDRYLLTHSLNTAILSAILGRYMGLSREVIEEISIAAMLMNVGQLWISPNLLQKKGKLSKEEFHEIAMHPRKGSKYLLSQHIPDSIVKSVQSHHEKYDGSGYPEGLSGNDIPKFSRIISICDSYDAMTSERPYREALTPNAAIKHLYAMANSAFHPRYLESFIKCVGIYPVGCFVKLSDGRYGVVTNNTPKAPLLPQVKIVFNSRFRAIHPEFIDLSKQAEQAHKDNLEIVECIHPKTFKLELNRFLW from the coding sequence ATGTTAGAAAAAATAAAAACTACCAATCTTCAAGAAGGGATGTACGTTGTTTGCTCGGCCAGCGGCTTCATCAGTCTCCCGCCGGAACTTTCCAACAAAACAATCTCTTCAAAAACGGATATATCATCCATACTCAGTCTCAACATCGGTGAAGTTCTGATTGATTCTGAAAAAAGTTCCATACAGGAAAGCTTTCCCCAGGTTACTTACTCTGAAGAAATTCTATTCGCGCGGGAAGCATACAACAATGCTCTGCATTGTATGCAGAAAATATACAAAACAATAGAAACTCAAGGTGAGCTTGAACTAACTGAATACAAAAAAGATATTTCCCCGCTTATTGATTCAATCGACAGGAACAACAGTGCTGCCGCAAGTCTCACTGTGCTGGCCCGCACAGACAGATACCTGCTCACCCACAGCCTCAATACCGCAATATTGAGTGCAATTCTTGGCCGGTATATGGGACTTTCACGCGAAGTAATCGAAGAAATTTCAATTGCGGCAATGCTGATGAACGTTGGACAGCTCTGGATATCTCCGAATCTGCTCCAAAAAAAAGGAAAACTTTCAAAGGAAGAATTTCACGAGATAGCAATGCATCCCCGTAAAGGAAGCAAATACCTTCTCAGCCAGCACATACCGGATTCAATTGTTAAGTCAGTTCAGTCACACCATGAGAAGTATGATGGATCAGGATATCCTGAAGGTCTTTCCGGTAACGATATCCCAAAATTCTCACGTATCATTTCAATATGTGACTCATATGATGCAATGACATCTGAACGCCCTTACAGAGAGGCTCTGACCCCGAATGCAGCGATCAAGCACTTGTATGCCATGGCTAATTCTGCATTTCATCCCAGATACTTGGAAAGCTTTATTAAATGTGTGGGAATTTATCCGGTAGGATGTTTTGTAAAACTCTCGGACGGTCGTTATGGTGTAGTGACAAACAACACCCCAAAAGCGCCTTTGCTTCCGCAGGTGAAAATTGTATTCAACAGCAGATTCAGGGCCATACACCCTGAATTCATAGATCTATCTAAACAAGCAGAACAAGCTCATAAAGATAATCTGGAAATTGTGGAATGCATTCATCCGAAGACTTTCAAACTGGAACTGAACAGATTCCTTTGGTAG